A region of the Amycolatopsis sp. cg13 genome:
CCGCTCGACACCATCGCTCCGTTCGAGGTGCTGTCTGCCGGAAGCGATTTCCTCGGCGGCAAGCTCGCCGTGGAACTCGTGAGCGCGGACGGCCCCGGCGTCGTGCGCTCCGGCGTCCCCGGGCTCACCCTGACCGCGACCGCCGCGTTCGACCCGGACGCACCCGGCTACGTCCTCGTCCCCGGAGCTGCCGGGCCGATGGACGGCGACCCGGGCGTCGAGACCATCCCGGTGCTGTTGTCGCGCTTCGCGTCGGGCGACGCGATGCCGTTGCTGCGGCGCGCGTTCGACAATCCGGACAGTACGGTCGTGACCATCTGCGGGGGTTCGCTCGCGCTGGCGATGGCCGGTCTGCTCGAAGGCCGTACCGCGACGACGCACGTGCTCGGGGTGGACCTGC
Encoded here:
- a CDS encoding DJ-1/PfpI family protein encodes the protein MDESVHRKEPLVLRAQFVLFDGFDPLDTIAPFEVLSAGSDFLGGKLAVELVSADGPGVVRSGVPGLTLTATAAFDPDAPGYVLVPGAAGPMDGDPGVETIPVLLSRFASGDAMPLLRRAFDNPDSTVVTICGGSLALAMAGLLEGRTATTHVLGVDLLDTAGVHAVRARVVDDGDLISGGGVTSGLDVALYVLERDFGSHTARAVEELFEYERRGTTWKASHSVKANS